The following proteins come from a genomic window of Microbacterium sp. JZ31:
- a CDS encoding Maf family protein, which translates to MPQVCLASTSPARLMLLRQAGIEPVTLAPAVDEEAVIAETEAREGRILPPAEHVLLLARRKAADVAARVRAEHVGFEGIVIGGDSMFALDGTVYGKPYTAEAATERWHGMRGRTGVLHSGHSVFRVRADGDPVEAHAVAEAAVTFAADVADDEIAAYVATGEPLHVAGAFTVDSLGGAFIERVEGDPSTVVGMSLSTVRRLVRELGVSWPALWNRQS; encoded by the coding sequence ATGCCGCAGGTCTGCCTCGCCTCCACCTCCCCCGCCCGCCTCATGCTGCTGCGCCAGGCCGGGATCGAACCGGTCACCCTCGCCCCCGCCGTGGACGAGGAGGCCGTGATCGCCGAGACCGAGGCCCGCGAGGGGCGCATCCTCCCGCCCGCCGAGCACGTCCTGCTGCTCGCCCGGCGGAAGGCGGCGGATGTCGCGGCGCGCGTGCGCGCGGAGCACGTGGGCTTCGAGGGGATCGTGATCGGCGGCGACTCAATGTTCGCGCTGGACGGCACGGTCTACGGCAAGCCCTACACCGCCGAGGCCGCGACGGAGCGCTGGCACGGCATGCGGGGACGGACCGGCGTGCTGCACTCGGGGCACAGCGTGTTCCGCGTGCGGGCGGACGGCGACCCGGTCGAGGCGCACGCGGTCGCCGAGGCGGCCGTGACGTTCGCCGCGGATGTCGCCGACGACGAGATCGCGGCCTACGTCGCGACCGGCGAGCCGCTGCACGTCGCGGGCGCCTTCACGGTCGACAGCCTCGGCGGCGCGTTCATCGAGCGCGTCGAGGGCGACCCGTCCACCGTGGTGGGCATGTCGCTGTCCACCGTGCGCCGGCTCGTGCGCGAGCTCGGCGTCTCCTGGCCTGCGCTGTGGAACCGGCAGTCGTAG
- a CDS encoding class I SAM-dependent RNA methyltransferase, which translates to MQSGDVVDLDVTGVAHGGVFVARQEGLVVFVPDALPGERIRARITDVKKSFARAEALEVLDASPDRRAHVWAQADISVAPEARPGGADFGHITLTRQRALKAQVLREAFDKFAGTSIDVAVRGPEDVLGADHPVVRDAEDGSHYRTRVSLHVDGDGRIGPFAARSHTVIPVEAHPLATPEIEEVALALRSAPEGRIDLVQPADGRVRSIRRPARTGDRRRRFAPKPERAEPETVIERVGDREFQVDAGGFWQVHRAAAATLDRAVRDALGELSSDAWHLDLYGGVGLFAAALGDLAGHARLTTVESEPRATAHAERNLEEFGAEAVTARVDRFLSRVSSQASLFDREMLTRGVTLLDPPRSGAGREVVEAIADLGSSRVAYVACDPVALARDVGYFRAAGYELSGIQAYDLFPHSHHVEAVAVLTR; encoded by the coding sequence ATGCAGAGCGGTGATGTGGTCGACCTCGACGTGACCGGCGTGGCGCACGGCGGCGTGTTCGTCGCGCGTCAGGAGGGTCTCGTGGTCTTCGTGCCCGACGCCCTGCCCGGGGAGCGCATCCGCGCCCGGATCACGGACGTGAAGAAGTCGTTCGCGCGCGCGGAGGCGCTCGAGGTGCTCGACGCGTCGCCGGACCGCCGGGCGCACGTGTGGGCACAGGCCGACATCTCGGTCGCCCCCGAGGCGCGGCCGGGGGGCGCGGACTTCGGGCACATCACGCTGACGCGGCAGCGGGCGCTCAAGGCGCAGGTGCTGCGCGAGGCCTTCGACAAGTTCGCCGGCACGTCCATCGACGTCGCGGTGCGCGGTCCGGAGGACGTGCTGGGCGCCGACCATCCCGTCGTCCGCGACGCGGAGGACGGCTCGCACTACCGCACGCGCGTGAGCCTGCACGTGGACGGCGACGGACGCATCGGCCCGTTCGCCGCGCGCAGCCACACGGTCATCCCCGTCGAGGCGCATCCGCTCGCGACGCCCGAGATCGAGGAGGTCGCGCTCGCGCTGCGCAGCGCGCCCGAGGGGCGGATCGACCTCGTCCAGCCCGCCGACGGACGCGTGCGCTCGATCCGCCGCCCCGCCCGCACGGGCGACCGTCGCCGCCGCTTCGCGCCCAAGCCCGAGCGCGCCGAGCCCGAGACCGTGATCGAGCGCGTCGGCGACCGCGAGTTCCAGGTCGACGCGGGCGGCTTCTGGCAGGTGCACCGCGCCGCCGCGGCGACCCTCGACCGGGCCGTGCGCGACGCCCTGGGAGAGCTGTCGAGCGACGCCTGGCACCTGGACCTGTACGGCGGCGTGGGCCTGTTCGCGGCCGCGCTCGGCGACCTCGCCGGTCATGCGCGCCTCACGACCGTCGAGTCGGAGCCCCGCGCGACCGCGCATGCCGAGCGCAACCTGGAGGAGTTCGGCGCGGAGGCCGTCACCGCCCGCGTCGATCGCTTCCTGTCCCGGGTCTCCAGCCAGGCGAGCCTGTTCGACCGCGAGATGCTGACGCGTGGCGTGACGCTGCTCGATCCGCCCCGCTCGGGCGCCGGCCGCGAGGTGGTCGAGGCCATCGCGGATCTCGGGTCCTCGCGGGTCGCGTACGTGGCGTGCGACCCGGTGGCGCTCGCGCGCGACGTGGGGTATTTCCGCGCCGCCGGCTACGAGCTGAGCGGTATTCAGGCATACGATCTGTTCCCCCACTCCCATCACGTGGAAGCGGTCGCCGTCCTGACCCGCTGA
- a CDS encoding Pr6Pr family membrane protein → MRRLLAAPQFWFRGLLILCSVYGFMVGSHSVSYLTTITNAILLGYLVVGMWTMWVRRSPDLPAPRLRGAIVTWMLFICVIAHVMLENWANPFDRVFDPDPAQALSGIALLIAHYVMPVGMLIDWLAFGPRGRTTWRDLVWWPVFPLAYGLLTIVRAIAFPSVANRIPYPFMQPRGDDWFGVLVSLLPMIVAVAAIGAVVIGWDRAMARLAGVTVPAARAALPVADRLSP, encoded by the coding sequence GTGAGACGACTCCTGGCGGCCCCTCAGTTCTGGTTCCGCGGCCTGCTGATCCTGTGCTCCGTGTACGGGTTCATGGTCGGATCGCACTCCGTGTCGTACCTCACGACGATCACCAACGCGATCCTGCTCGGCTACCTCGTGGTCGGCATGTGGACGATGTGGGTGCGCCGTTCCCCCGACCTTCCCGCGCCCCGGCTGCGCGGCGCGATCGTGACGTGGATGCTCTTCATCTGCGTGATCGCCCACGTCATGCTCGAGAACTGGGCGAACCCGTTCGACAGGGTCTTCGACCCGGATCCCGCGCAGGCGCTCAGCGGAATCGCGCTCCTGATCGCGCACTACGTGATGCCCGTCGGCATGCTGATCGACTGGCTCGCGTTCGGTCCGCGCGGACGCACCACCTGGCGCGACCTCGTCTGGTGGCCCGTCTTCCCGCTCGCCTACGGCCTGCTCACGATCGTGCGGGCCATCGCCTTCCCCAGCGTGGCGAACCGCATCCCGTACCCCTTCATGCAGCCGCGCGGTGACGACTGGTTCGGGGTGCTCGTGTCGCTGCTGCCGATGATCGTCGCGGTCGCGGCGATCGGCGCCGTGGTCATCGGCTGGGACCGCGCGATGGCGCGACTCGCCGGCGTCACGGTGCCGGCCGCGCGGGCCGCGCTTCCCGTCGCCGATAGGCTCTCCCCATGA
- a CDS encoding response regulator transcription factor, which translates to MTRVALIDDHESVRLGLVAALERDGEEVVFAGASVAEYRAWRTGTGAPPADVVLLDLTLGDGTTVTENVVSLADASAVIIHSVADRPAAVREALAAGAVGVVSKASPLDDVLGAVRTAARGEPLNNVEWASAVEGDRAFADAQLSAREREVLRLYAAGLPLKIVADRLGVAYSTAKENITRVRMKYIEVGRPAPTKVDLLRRAMEDGIVDSSAED; encoded by the coding sequence ATGACCCGCGTGGCCCTCATCGACGACCACGAGTCCGTGCGTCTCGGGCTCGTCGCCGCACTCGAGCGCGACGGCGAGGAGGTGGTCTTCGCGGGCGCGAGCGTCGCCGAGTACCGGGCATGGCGCACCGGCACGGGGGCGCCGCCCGCCGACGTCGTGCTGCTCGACCTCACGCTCGGCGACGGCACGACCGTCACCGAGAACGTCGTGAGCCTGGCGGATGCGTCGGCCGTCATCATCCATTCGGTCGCGGATCGGCCCGCCGCGGTCCGCGAGGCGCTCGCCGCGGGCGCGGTCGGCGTGGTCAGCAAGGCGTCGCCGCTCGACGACGTGCTGGGCGCGGTGCGCACCGCGGCGCGCGGCGAGCCGCTCAACAACGTCGAGTGGGCGAGCGCCGTCGAGGGCGACCGCGCGTTCGCCGACGCGCAGCTGTCGGCGCGCGAGCGCGAGGTGCTGCGCCTCTACGCCGCCGGGCTTCCGCTCAAGATCGTCGCCGACCGCCTGGGCGTCGCGTACTCGACCGCCAAGGAGAACATCACGCGGGTGCGCATGAAGTACATCGAGGTCGGCCGCCCCGCGCCCACCAAGGTGGACCTGCTGCGTCGCGCCATGGAGGACGGCATCGTCGACTCCTCCGCGGAGGACTGA
- a CDS encoding sensor histidine kinase has protein sequence MATQSVIDAAWGTLPPAGRTVETAGRYTSSRMERIIQIVVAVGCVAIGGQGFVTSWDLYGIGLPHAVLHGAVFLSLAVMTLLCIIGRGARIGSAVFAILYPIALVLWPLVTAGTQPDPHGQPWTFYLVNLATVGAMVAFPLRWQYVWAIAMSVIYAGVRLVRGGFAPEYWVGIGYDVSIALIQGLVFVTVAWVLRSLAGGVDAARQQAVLSYARAASADAGEQERVAVAALMHDSVLAALIAAERARTPRERQLAVSMAREALTRLANAESDDPEGSDEPVARACIAAAIERSAEELGVSLQVTRKDVDDGRPAVPGRVARAIVLAATQAVANAVQHADGAGLQVAVSRAGEGVRVEVSDSGPGVDVASIPADRLGIRASIFARMAAVGGDATIESGARGTTVALTWTGKKQA, from the coding sequence GTGGCGACCCAGAGCGTCATCGATGCCGCCTGGGGCACGCTTCCCCCTGCGGGGCGCACGGTCGAGACCGCGGGTCGCTACACCTCCAGCCGCATGGAGCGCATCATCCAGATCGTCGTGGCGGTCGGGTGCGTCGCGATCGGCGGGCAGGGCTTCGTGACCTCCTGGGACCTGTACGGCATCGGACTGCCGCACGCCGTGCTGCACGGCGCCGTCTTCCTGAGCCTCGCCGTGATGACCCTGCTGTGCATCATCGGCCGCGGCGCGCGGATCGGCTCGGCCGTGTTCGCGATCCTGTACCCGATCGCGCTCGTGCTCTGGCCGCTCGTCACCGCCGGCACGCAGCCCGACCCCCACGGGCAGCCGTGGACGTTCTACCTCGTCAACCTGGCGACGGTCGGCGCGATGGTCGCGTTTCCGCTCCGCTGGCAGTACGTGTGGGCGATCGCGATGTCGGTCATCTACGCCGGCGTGCGCCTCGTGCGCGGCGGATTCGCCCCGGAGTACTGGGTGGGCATCGGCTACGACGTGTCCATCGCCCTGATCCAGGGGCTCGTGTTCGTGACCGTGGCGTGGGTGCTCCGCAGCCTCGCCGGCGGCGTGGACGCGGCCCGGCAGCAGGCCGTGCTGTCGTACGCGCGCGCCGCATCCGCGGACGCGGGGGAGCAGGAGCGCGTGGCGGTCGCCGCGCTCATGCACGACAGCGTGCTCGCGGCGCTGATCGCCGCAGAGCGCGCACGCACCCCGCGCGAGCGGCAGCTCGCGGTCTCGATGGCGCGCGAGGCGCTCACCCGCCTCGCCAACGCGGAATCGGATGATCCGGAGGGCAGTGACGAGCCCGTCGCCCGCGCGTGCATCGCGGCCGCGATCGAGCGCTCGGCGGAGGAGCTCGGCGTCTCGCTCCAGGTCACGCGGAAGGACGTGGACGACGGACGCCCCGCGGTCCCCGGCCGCGTCGCGCGCGCGATCGTCCTCGCCGCGACCCAGGCGGTCGCGAACGCGGTGCAGCACGCGGACGGGGCGGGACTGCAGGTGGCGGTCTCCCGTGCCGGCGAGGGCGTGCGCGTGGAGGTGTCCGACTCCGGACCCGGCGTCGACGTGGCTTCCATCCCGGCCGACCGCCTCGGCATCCGGGCGTCGATCTTCGCCCGGATGGCGGCCGTGGGCGGCGACGCCACGATCGAGTCCGGTGCGCGGGGGACGACGGTGGCGCTGACCTGGACGGGGAAGAAGCAGGCATGA
- a CDS encoding acyl-CoA carboxylase subunit epsilon translates to MTSRDANGAEAGPPRVEIVRGTATEEELAALLAVVGEEYTRETEEAVADESRPSAWQLTQRPLRRPLRRDVPWGRFAG, encoded by the coding sequence ATGACGTCCAGGGATGCCAACGGCGCCGAGGCGGGTCCGCCGCGCGTCGAGATCGTGCGCGGGACCGCGACCGAGGAGGAGCTCGCCGCTCTTCTCGCGGTCGTCGGCGAGGAGTACACTCGCGAGACGGAGGAGGCCGTCGCCGACGAGAGCCGGCCTTCGGCATGGCAGCTCACGCAGCGCCCCCTGCGTCGCCCGCTCCGGCGGGACGTCCCCTGGGGGAGATTCGCCGGCTGA
- a CDS encoding acyl-CoA carboxylase subunit beta, with amino-acid sequence MATRDTGSAWSLCPDAKSHGKAVDRVERVTEPTAPAENISTTAGRIADLRQRYTEAVVDAEDRAREKQHAKGKLTARERIELLVDPGSFVEFDEYVRHRTTAFGMDRSRPYGDSVVTGVGTIHGRTVAVYAQDFTTFGGSLGEVAGEKIVKIMEFALRGGMPIIGILDSGGARIQEGVIALGKYGEIFRLNTAASGVIPQISIVMGPAAGGAVYSPALTDFVIMVDKTSQMFVTGPDVIKTVTGEDVGMEELGGALTHNTRSGVAHYLAQDEDDALDYARTLFGYLPDNNMAELPVYETEFEWQTTDPDRALDTIVPDSPNQPYDIHEVIAHLVDRGDFLEVQPLFAPNIVIGFGRVEGRTVGVIANQPSQMAGTLNIEAGEKAARFMRFCDAFSVPIVTLVDVPGYLPGTDQEWTGVIRRGAKLLYAYAEATVPLVTVILRKAYGGAYIVMGSKQLGADINLAWPTAEIAVMGGQGAVNILYRGELKRAEEAGEDVAAVRTRLANEYTYNVASPFLAAERGELDGIIEPSATRVAVAKALRALRGKRAELPPKKHGNIPL; translated from the coding sequence ATGGCGACACGCGACACAGGATCGGCGTGGTCGTTGTGTCCGGACGCCAAGTCGCACGGGAAGGCCGTGGATAGGGTGGAACGCGTGACCGAACCGACTGCGCCCGCCGAGAACATCTCGACCACCGCCGGCAGGATCGCCGACCTCCGCCAGCGCTACACCGAGGCCGTCGTCGACGCCGAGGACCGCGCGCGCGAGAAGCAGCACGCCAAGGGCAAGCTCACGGCGCGCGAGCGCATCGAGCTGCTCGTCGATCCCGGCAGCTTCGTCGAGTTCGACGAGTACGTGCGCCACCGCACCACGGCCTTCGGCATGGACCGCTCGCGCCCCTACGGCGATTCCGTCGTGACGGGCGTGGGCACGATCCACGGCCGCACGGTGGCGGTCTACGCGCAGGACTTCACGACGTTCGGCGGATCGCTCGGCGAGGTCGCGGGCGAGAAGATCGTCAAGATCATGGAGTTCGCCCTGCGCGGCGGCATGCCGATCATCGGCATCCTCGACTCGGGTGGGGCGCGCATCCAGGAGGGCGTCATCGCGCTCGGCAAGTACGGCGAGATCTTCCGCCTGAACACCGCGGCTTCGGGCGTCATCCCGCAGATCTCGATCGTCATGGGCCCCGCGGCCGGCGGCGCGGTGTACTCCCCCGCACTCACCGACTTCGTGATCATGGTCGACAAGACGAGCCAGATGTTCGTGACCGGTCCCGACGTCATCAAGACCGTCACGGGCGAGGACGTCGGCATGGAGGAGCTCGGCGGCGCGCTCACCCACAACACGCGCTCGGGCGTCGCGCACTACCTCGCGCAGGACGAGGACGACGCGCTCGACTACGCCCGGACGCTTTTCGGCTACCTTCCCGACAACAACATGGCCGAGCTGCCGGTCTACGAGACCGAGTTCGAGTGGCAGACGACGGATCCGGACCGCGCGCTCGACACGATCGTGCCGGACTCACCGAATCAGCCGTACGACATCCACGAGGTCATCGCGCACCTCGTCGACCGTGGCGACTTCCTCGAGGTGCAGCCGCTGTTCGCCCCGAACATCGTGATCGGCTTCGGCCGCGTCGAGGGGCGCACGGTCGGCGTGATCGCGAACCAGCCGTCGCAGATGGCCGGCACGCTGAACATCGAGGCGGGCGAGAAGGCGGCGCGCTTCATGCGCTTCTGCGACGCGTTCTCGGTGCCGATCGTGACGCTCGTCGACGTGCCGGGCTACCTGCCCGGCACCGACCAGGAGTGGACGGGCGTCATCCGCCGCGGCGCCAAGCTGCTGTACGCCTACGCGGAGGCCACCGTACCGCTCGTCACCGTGATCCTGCGCAAGGCCTACGGCGGCGCGTACATCGTGATGGGCTCGAAGCAGCTCGGCGCCGACATCAACCTCGCGTGGCCGACGGCCGAGATCGCGGTCATGGGCGGTCAGGGCGCCGTGAACATCCTCTACCGCGGCGAGCTCAAGCGCGCGGAGGAGGCCGGCGAGGACGTCGCGGCCGTGCGGACCCGCCTCGCCAACGAGTACACGTACAACGTCGCGTCGCCGTTCCTGGCGGCGGAGCGCGGTGAGCTCGACGGCATCATCGAGCCCTCCGCCACACGCGTCGCGGTTGCGAAGGCGCTGCGCGCGCTGCGCGGCAAGCGCGCGGAGCTGCCGCCCAAGAAGCACGGGAACATCCCGCTCTGA
- a CDS encoding biotin--[acetyl-CoA-carboxylase] ligase, with amino-acid sequence MEFERARAVAGQWRHVDATGSTNADLVAAAQADPALPHLAVLLTRDQRAGRGRLDRVWQAPAGAALAVSVLVRVPDVPLAARGWIPLAAGAAMAAAVRAQLPGHDTGLKWPNDVLVDGRKICGILAEGTADLAAVVIGSGINTAMRAEDLPVPTATSFSALGATCDEDALVADYLAELDRLLTALVADADAVRDVVRALCLTIGREVTVSLPDGSALRGVAGDIDAEGRLVVAGTAVSAGDVVHVR; translated from the coding sequence ATGGAGTTCGAGCGGGCCCGCGCTGTCGCGGGGCAGTGGCGGCACGTCGATGCGACAGGGTCGACGAATGCGGATCTGGTGGCCGCGGCGCAGGCGGATCCTGCCCTGCCGCACCTCGCCGTCCTGCTGACCCGCGACCAGCGGGCGGGCCGCGGGCGCCTCGACAGGGTGTGGCAGGCGCCGGCGGGCGCCGCGCTCGCCGTGTCGGTGCTCGTGCGCGTGCCGGATGTGCCGCTCGCGGCGCGCGGGTGGATCCCGCTCGCCGCGGGCGCCGCGATGGCCGCCGCCGTGCGCGCGCAGCTGCCGGGGCACGACACCGGCCTGAAGTGGCCGAACGACGTGCTCGTCGACGGGCGGAAGATCTGCGGCATCCTCGCGGAGGGCACGGCGGACCTCGCCGCGGTCGTGATCGGCTCCGGCATCAACACCGCCATGCGTGCGGAGGACCTGCCGGTGCCCACCGCGACGTCGTTCTCGGCGCTGGGCGCCACGTGCGATGAGGACGCGCTCGTGGCGGACTACCTCGCGGAGCTCGACCGGCTGCTGACGGCGCTCGTGGCCGACGCGGACGCGGTGCGCGACGTCGTGCGGGCGCTGTGCCTCACGATCGGCCGCGAGGTCACGGTGTCGCTGCCGGACGGCTCGGCGCTGCGCGGCGTGGCGGGCGACATCGACGCGGAGGGGCGCCTGGTCGTCGCGGGCACGGCGGTCTCCGCAGGCGACGTGGTGCACGTGCGCTGA
- a CDS encoding PH domain-containing protein: MSQPTPAARLATPPPGTRAPELMIASLRPHGGRLVWSALLLIAVAGCVGFFLGNLPAPFQDWMLLAAAAALVLLGVVLPVLAWLSHSYTITTRRVISRRGLLSRSRAELSHTRGYTVATRRGVLQRMRGTGTLTLSDGVEGQLVLEDVPNAVLVGEVLADQVELNQILAHRDMQGSLPQERIE; the protein is encoded by the coding sequence ATGAGCCAGCCGACCCCCGCCGCGCGTCTCGCGACGCCGCCGCCGGGCACGCGCGCGCCCGAGCTCATGATCGCGTCGCTGCGGCCGCACGGCGGTCGCCTCGTCTGGTCGGCGCTGCTGCTGATCGCTGTCGCGGGGTGCGTGGGCTTCTTCCTCGGCAACCTCCCGGCGCCGTTCCAGGACTGGATGCTTCTCGCCGCCGCCGCGGCTCTCGTGCTGCTGGGCGTCGTGCTGCCTGTGCTCGCGTGGCTGTCGCACAGCTACACGATCACGACACGTCGGGTGATCAGCCGGCGCGGACTGCTGTCGCGCTCCCGCGCCGAGCTCTCGCACACGCGGGGGTACACCGTCGCCACGCGTCGCGGCGTCCTGCAGCGGATGCGCGGCACCGGGACCCTGACGCTGTCCGACGGCGTCGAGGGGCAGCTCGTGCTCGAGGACGTGCCGAACGCGGTGCTGGTGGGCGAGGTCCTCGCCGACCAGGTCGAGCTGAACCAGATCCTGGCCCACCGCGACATGCAGGGGAGCCTGCCGCAGGAGCGCATCGAATAG
- a CDS encoding 5-(carboxyamino)imidazole ribonucleotide synthase, giving the protein MSMRVGVVGGGQLARMMIAPAVELGVELRVLAEGEGMAASLAATAVGDYKDVDTVLAFARDVDVITFDHEHVPQPVLRALVEAGVPVHPGPDALRFAQDKLEMRRRLAELGAPQPDWAAVADEDELRAFLGDHGGRAVVKTPRGGYDGKGVRVVSDASDAFDWFASWDGPLLVEELVPFTRELAQQVARRAGGEVVAYPVVETVQRDGVCAEVIAPAPRASEKLLEVAARLGVTIAEGLGVTGMLAVELFETEGERILVNELAMRPHNSGHWTQDGAVTSQFEQHLRAVLDLPLGATDPLADWAVMVNILGGPADGGLTDRFATAMTDHATAKIHTYGKDPRPGRKVGHVNVVGDDLEDVVYEARAAAEYFS; this is encoded by the coding sequence ATGAGCATGCGCGTGGGCGTTGTCGGTGGTGGGCAGCTGGCCCGGATGATGATCGCCCCGGCGGTCGAACTCGGAGTCGAGCTGCGGGTGCTGGCCGAGGGCGAGGGCATGGCGGCCTCGCTCGCGGCGACGGCGGTCGGCGACTACAAGGATGTCGACACGGTGCTGGCGTTCGCACGCGACGTCGACGTCATCACGTTCGACCACGAGCACGTGCCGCAGCCCGTGCTGCGCGCCCTTGTCGAGGCGGGGGTGCCCGTCCACCCCGGCCCGGACGCGCTCCGGTTCGCGCAGGATAAGCTCGAGATGCGCCGCCGCCTCGCCGAGCTCGGCGCGCCGCAGCCCGACTGGGCGGCGGTCGCCGACGAGGACGAGCTGCGCGCGTTCCTGGGCGACCACGGCGGCCGCGCGGTCGTGAAGACCCCGCGCGGCGGATACGACGGCAAGGGCGTGCGCGTCGTGTCGGACGCGAGCGACGCATTCGACTGGTTCGCGTCGTGGGACGGCCCGCTGCTCGTCGAGGAGCTCGTGCCCTTCACGCGCGAGCTCGCGCAGCAGGTGGCCCGTCGCGCCGGAGGCGAGGTCGTCGCGTACCCCGTCGTCGAGACCGTGCAGCGCGACGGCGTGTGCGCCGAGGTGATCGCGCCCGCACCTCGGGCGAGCGAGAAGCTGCTCGAGGTGGCCGCCCGACTGGGCGTCACGATCGCCGAGGGGCTCGGCGTGACGGGCATGCTCGCCGTCGAGCTGTTCGAGACGGAGGGCGAGCGCATCCTCGTGAACGAGCTCGCCATGCGCCCGCACAACAGCGGGCACTGGACGCAGGACGGTGCGGTCACGAGCCAGTTCGAGCAGCACCTGCGCGCCGTGCTCGACCTGCCGCTCGGGGCGACGGATCCGCTCGCCGACTGGGCCGTGATGGTCAACATCCTGGGCGGCCCCGCGGACGGCGGGCTGACCGACCGCTTCGCGACGGCGATGACCGACCACGCCACGGCCAAGATCCACACGTACGGCAAGGACCCTCGGCCGGGCCGCAAGGTCGGTCACGTGAACGTGGTCGGGGACGACCTCGAGGACGTCGTGTACGAGGCCCGCGCGGCGGCGGAGTACTTCTCCTGA
- the purE gene encoding 5-(carboxyamino)imidazole ribonucleotide mutase, producing MGSDSDWRVMADASSALTEFGIPHEVEVVSAHRTPDKLMRYAREARGRGLRAIIAGAGGAAHLPGMLASMTALPVIGVPVQLATLDGLDSLLSIVQMPAGIPVATVSINGARNAGLLAARILGAGDPGIADRVEDYARDLERQVEEKNTRLKDSL from the coding sequence ATGGGATCCGACTCCGACTGGCGCGTGATGGCCGACGCCTCGAGCGCGCTCACCGAGTTCGGGATCCCCCACGAGGTCGAGGTGGTCTCGGCCCACCGCACCCCCGACAAGCTGATGCGCTACGCCCGGGAGGCCCGCGGGCGCGGACTGCGCGCCATCATCGCCGGCGCGGGCGGCGCCGCCCACCTGCCGGGCATGCTCGCCTCCATGACGGCGCTTCCGGTGATCGGCGTCCCGGTGCAGCTCGCGACGCTGGACGGCCTCGACTCGCTGCTGTCCATCGTGCAGATGCCCGCGGGCATCCCCGTCGCGACCGTGTCGATCAACGGCGCCCGCAACGCCGGGCTGCTCGCGGCGCGCATCCTGGGCGCCGGCGACCCCGGCATCGCCGACCGCGTCGAGGACTACGCGCGCGACCTCGAGCGCCAGGTCGAGGAGAAGAACACCCGTCTGAAGGATTCGCTGTGA